One window of the Hippoglossus hippoglossus isolate fHipHip1 chromosome 9, fHipHip1.pri, whole genome shotgun sequence genome contains the following:
- the nos1 gene encoding nitric oxide synthase, brain isoform X2, giving the protein MQESEPTVCQLQPNIISVRLFKRKIGGLGFLVKQRVSKPPVIVSDLIRGGAAEECGLVQVGDIVLAVNNKPLVDLSYERALETLKNVSPESHAVLILRGPEGFTTHLETTLCGEGRQRTVRVTRPAFPASKSYEHCSPLSPFSPGQQQQVNKEPQLRAIENLSSPSINQSFLQRGGIQAQDPLLMRDGGRGGLLCNGMEENNELLKEIEPVLRLIRNSKKEINGEGQRNAGRRDAEIQVAWDLGVGNGTSPQLASDNDRMLENMPVVFNNTGTDKPPEQGSASPTKTLQNGSPSKCPRFLKIKNWETGTVYSDVLHHSSSKMPICTENVCIGSVMIPNTHTRKPDEVRSPEELLPLATDFIDQYYTSIKRNGSKAHVDRLEEVTKEIAASGTYQLKDTELIYGAKHAWRNAARCVGRIQWSKLQVFDARDCTTAHGMYNYICNHIKYATNKGNLRSAITIFPARTDCKHDFRVWNSQLIRYAGYKQPDGLIVGDPANVEFTEICMQLGWKAPKGRFDVLPLLLQASGNDPELFELPEDLVLEVPITHPKYEWFKDLDLKWYSLPAVSNMLLEIGGLEFTCCPFSGWYMGTEIGVRDFCDSSRYNMLEEVANKMALDTRKTSSLWKDQALVEINIAVLYSFQTCKVTIVDHHSATESFMKHMENEYRVRGGCPGDWVWIVPPMSGSITPVFHQEMLNYRLTPSFEYQADPWNTHVWKGVNGTPTKKRAIGFKKLAKAVKFSAKLMGQAMAKRVKATILFATETGKSQDYAKTLCEIFKHAFDAKVTSMDEYDVVDLEHETLVLVVTSTFGNGDPPENGEKFAGALMEMRHPTSNTEDRKSYKVRFNSVSSYSDTRKSSSDEPETKINFESTGPLANVRFSVFGLGSRAYPHFCAFAHAVDTLFEELGGERILRMGEGDELCGQEESFRTWAKKVFKAACDVFCVGDDVNIEKANDSLISNDRSWKKSKFRMTYMVEAPVITDALHSIHKKKVYGAKMLESENLQSSKSNRSTIFVRLHTNNHDSLSYHPGDHLGIFPGNHEDLVTALIDKLEDAPPVNQIIKVEFLEERNTALGVISNWTNETRIPPCTIYHVFQYFLDITTPPSPVLLQQFAALATNDKQKKKLEVLSKGLQEYEEWKWYNNPTLVEVLEEFPSIQMPSTLLLTQLPLLQPRYYSISSSPELHPGEIHLTVAVVSYRARDGEGPVHHGVCSSWLNRIEKGEMVPCFVRGAPSFRLPKDNQAPCILVGPGTGIAPFRSFWQKRLYDREHKGIESCPMILVFGCRQSEMDHIYKEETVQAKNKEVFKELYSAYSREPGKPKKYVQDVLREQLSETLYQCLKEEGGHIYVCGDVTMAGDVLKTIQQVIKQQGNMSLEDAGFFISKLRDESRYHEDIFGVTLRTYEVTNRLRSESIAYIEESKKDPDEVFCL; this is encoded by the exons ATGCAGGAGTCTGAGCCCACGGTGTGCCAGCTGCAGCCCAACATCATCTCAGTGCGCCTCTTCAAGAGGAAGATCGGTGGTCTGGGTTTCCTGGTGAAGCAGAGGGTGTCCAAGCCGCCTGTCATCGTGTCAGACCTCATCCGGGGCGGCGCGGCGGAGGAGTGCGGCCTGGTGCAGGTGGGCGACATCGTCCTGGCCGTCAACAACAAGCCCCTGGTGGACCTCTCCTACGAGCGGGCCCTGGAGACGCTGAAGAATGTGTCGCCCGAGAGCCACGCTGTGCTCATCCTCCGCGGGCCTGAGGGCTTCACCACCCACCTGGAGACCACCCTGTGTGGAGAAGGCCGCCAGCGCACGGTCAGGGTCACGCGCCCCGCCTTCCCGGCCTCAAAGTCCTACGAGCACTGCTCCcctctcagtccattcagccccgggcagcagcagcaggtcaacAAGGAGCCCCAGCTCAGGGCCATAGAGAACCTGTCCTCTCCGTCCATCAACCAGTCCTTCCTGCAGAGGGGAGGCATACAGGCCCAGGACCCCCTGCTGATGAGGGACGGGGGCCGCGGGGGTCTCCTGTGCAACGGGATGGAGGAGAACAACGAGCTGCTGAAGGAGATCGAACCGGTGCTGCGCCTCATCAGGAACAGCAAAAAGGAGATCAATGGCGAGGGCCAGAGGAATGCAGGGAGACGGGACGCCGAGATTCAAGTGGCCTG GGACCTTGGCGTGGGAAATGGCACATCTCCCCAGCTGGCGTCAGATAACGACAGAATGCTGGAAAACATGCCGGTGGTGTTCAACAACACTGGCACTGACAAG CCTCCGGAACAGGGCAGCGCCTCACCGACTAAGACCCTGCAGAACGGCAGTCCCTCCAAATGCCCCCGATTCCTCAAGATCAAGAACTGGGAGACTGGCACCGTCTACAGCGACGTGCTCCACCACAGCTCCAGCAAG ATGCCGATCTGCACCGAGAACGTGTGCATCGGCTCCGTGATGATACCCAACACGCACACCCGCAAACCAGACGAGGTCCGATCCCCAGAGGAGCTTCTTCCGCTGGCCACAGACTTCATCGATCAGTACTACACCTCCATCAAAAG GAATGGCTCTAAGGCCCACGTGGACAGACTGGAGGAGGTCACCAAGGAGATTGCCGCTTCGGGAACATATCAGCTAAAAGACACTGAGCTGATCTATGGAGCCAAGCATGCGTGGAGGAACGCAGCCCGATGTGTTGGGAGGATTCAATGGTCCAAGCTACAG GTTTTCGATGCTCGAGACTGCACAACAGCTCACGGAATGTACAACTACATCTGCAACCACATCAAGTACGCCACCAACAAAGGCAACCTGAG gTCGGCCATCACCATATTTCCTGCGAGGACAGATTGCAAACATGACTTTCGAGTGTGGAACAGTCAGCTGATTCGTTACGCAGGCTATAAACAGCCTGATGGACTCATCGTGGGAGACCCTGCTAACGTTGAATTTACCGAG ATCTGCATGCAGCTGGGGTGGAAAGCTCCGAAAGGTCGTTTCGACGTCCTGCCCCTCCTGCTGCAGGCCAGTGGAAATGACCCTGAGCTGTTCGAGCTCCCTGAAGACCTCGTCCTGGAGGTGCCGATTACACACCCAAA GTACGAGTGGTTCAAAGACTTGGACCTGAAGTGGTACAGCCTCCCGGCGGTGTCCAACATGCTGCTGGAGATCGGCGGCCTGGAGTTCACCTGCTGCCCCTTCAGCGGGTGGTACATGGGCACGGAGATCGGCGTGAGGGATTTCTGCGACAGCTCACGCTACAACATGCTGGAG GAGGTTGCTAACAAGATGGCCTTAGACACCAGGAAGACTTCCTCTCTGTGGAAGGACCAGGCGCTGGTGGAGATCAACATTGCTGTTCTCTACAGCTTCCAG ACCTGCAAAGTGACCATAGTGGACCATCACTCGGCGACTGAGTCCTTCATGAAGCACATGGAGAACGAGTACCGGGTGCGAGGTGGTTGTCCCGGCGACTGGGTGTGGATCGTGCCTCCCATGTCGGGAAGCATCACACCGGTTTTCCACCAAGAAATGCTCAACTACCGCCTCACCCCCTCCTTCGAGTACCAG GCTGATCCGTGGAATACCCACGTGTGGAAAGGTGTCAACGGGACTCCCACAAAGAAAAGAGCCATTGGATTCAAGAAGCTCGCCAA GGCTGTGAAGTTTTCGGCCAAGCTCATGGGCCAGGCCATGGCCAAGCGGGTGAAAGCCACCATCCTGTTTGCGACAGAGACGGGCAAATCGCAAGACTACGCCAAAACTCTCTGTGAAATCTTCAAGCACGCGTTTGACGCAAAG GTCACGTCGATGGATGAGTACGATGTGGTCGACCTGGAGCACGAGACGCTGGTGTTGGTGGTGACCAGCACGTTCGGCAACGGTGACCCACCAGAAAATGGAGAG AAATTTGCAGGTGCCTTAATGGAGATGCGTCACCCAACATCCAACACAGAAGACAGGAA GAGCTACAAGGTCCGTTTCAACAGCGTCTCCTCGTACTCTGACACACGCAAGTCCTCCAGTGACGAGCCAGAGACTAAAATCAACTTTGAGAGCACCGGGCCTCTGGCTAATGTCAG gtTCTCAGTGTTTGGCCTTGGCTCCAGGGCCTACCCACACTTCTGCGCCTTTGCCCACGCTGTGGACACGCTGTTTGAGGAGCTGGGGGGGGAGCGCATCCTACGCATGGGAGAAGGAGATGAGCTGTGTGGTCAGGAGGAGTCGTTCAGAACCTGGGCCAAGAAGGTTTTTAAG GCTGCCTGTGACGTGTTCTGCGTCGGCGATGACGTGAACATCGAAAAGGCCAACGACTCCTTGATCAGCAACGACCGCAGCTGGAAGAAGAGCAAGTTCCGCATGACGTACATGGTCGAGGCCCCGGTGATCACAGACG CTTTACACAGCATTCACAAGAAGAAGGTCTATGGAGCAAAGATGCTGGAATCTGAAAACCTACAAAGTTCCAAATCCAA TCGCTCCACCATATTCGTGCGgctccacacaaacaaccacgACAGCCTGAGCTACCATCCCGGCGACCATCTGGGCATCTTCCCTGGCAACCACGAGGACCTGGTTACCGCTCTCATCGACAAACTGGAGGACGCTCCGCCTGTCAATCAGATTATCAAAGTGGAGttcctggaggagaggaacacGGCTCTAG GTGTAATCAGCAACTGGACCAACGAGACTCGTATCCCTCCCTGCACCATCTACCACGTCTTCCAGTACTTCCTGGACATCACCACCCCACCGagccctgtgctgctgcagcagttCGCCGCTCTGGCGACCAAcgacaaacagaagaagaaactggagGTCCTCAGTAAG GGCTTGCAGGAGTACGAGGAGTGGAAGTGGTACAACAACCCGACCCtggtggaggtgctggaggagttCCCCTCTATCCAGATGCCCTCCACCCTGCTGCTCACCCAGCTGCCCCTGCTGCAGCCTCGCTACTACTCCATCAGCTCCTCTCCAGAGCTGCACCCAGGGGAGATCCACCTCACCGTCGCTGTGGTCTCTTATCGGGCCAGAG ATGGAGAGGGGCCCGTCCACCATGGAGTGTGTTCATCGTGGCTCAACAGGATAGAGAAGGGGGAGATGGTGCCGTGTTTTGTCCGAGG tgcaCCATCTTTCCGACTTCCCAAAGACAACCAAGCACCTTGTATCCTGGTGGGTCCAGGAACAGGCATCGCCCCGTTCAGAAGCTTCTGGCAAAAAAGACTGTACGACCGCGAACACAAAG GGATTGAATCGTGCCCCATGATCCTGGTGTTCGGTTGTCGGCAGTCGGAGATGGACCACATCTACAAGGAGGAGACGGTCCAGGCCAAGAACAAGGAGGTGTTCAAGGAGCTCTACTCGGCCTATTCCAGAGAACCCGGCAAACCAAAG aAATACGTACAGGATGTACTGCGCGAGCAGCTGTCGGAGACGCTGTACCAGTGcctgaaggaggagggaggacacatCTACGTGTGCGGGGATGTTACGATGGCCGGAGATGTTCTCAAGACCATCCAGCAAGTCATCAAGCAGCAGGGCAACATGAGCCTGGAGGACGCCGGCTTCTTCATCAGCAAGCTCCGg GATGAGAGTCGCTACCACGAGGACATCTTTGGTGTCACCCTGCGCACCTATGAGGTCACCAACCGGCTTCGCTCCGAGTCCATCGCCTACATCGAGGAGAGCAAAAAAGACCCAGATGA GGTTTTCTGCTTGTAA
- the nos1 gene encoding nitric oxide synthase, brain isoform X1 encodes MQESEPTVCQLQPNIISVRLFKRKIGGLGFLVKQRVSKPPVIVSDLIRGGAAEECGLVQVGDIVLAVNNKPLVDLSYERALETLKNVSPESHAVLILRGPEGFTTHLETTLCGEGRQRTVRVTRPAFPASKSYEHCSPLSPFSPGQQQQVNKEPQLRAIENLSSPSINQSFLQRGGIQAQDPLLMRDGGRGGLLCNGMEENNELLKEIEPVLRLIRNSKKEINGEGQRNAGRRDAEIQVAWDLGVGNGTSPQLASDNDRMLENMPVVFNNTGTDKPPEQGSASPTKTLQNGSPSKCPRFLKIKNWETGTVYSDVLHHSSSKMPICTENVCIGSVMIPNTHTRKPDEVRSPEELLPLATDFIDQYYTSIKRQARPAAVYPYCPGVLVHRNGSKAHVDRLEEVTKEIAASGTYQLKDTELIYGAKHAWRNAARCVGRIQWSKLQVFDARDCTTAHGMYNYICNHIKYATNKGNLRSAITIFPARTDCKHDFRVWNSQLIRYAGYKQPDGLIVGDPANVEFTEICMQLGWKAPKGRFDVLPLLLQASGNDPELFELPEDLVLEVPITHPKYEWFKDLDLKWYSLPAVSNMLLEIGGLEFTCCPFSGWYMGTEIGVRDFCDSSRYNMLEEVANKMALDTRKTSSLWKDQALVEINIAVLYSFQTCKVTIVDHHSATESFMKHMENEYRVRGGCPGDWVWIVPPMSGSITPVFHQEMLNYRLTPSFEYQADPWNTHVWKGVNGTPTKKRAIGFKKLAKAVKFSAKLMGQAMAKRVKATILFATETGKSQDYAKTLCEIFKHAFDAKVTSMDEYDVVDLEHETLVLVVTSTFGNGDPPENGEKFAGALMEMRHPTSNTEDRKSYKVRFNSVSSYSDTRKSSSDEPETKINFESTGPLANVRFSVFGLGSRAYPHFCAFAHAVDTLFEELGGERILRMGEGDELCGQEESFRTWAKKVFKAACDVFCVGDDVNIEKANDSLISNDRSWKKSKFRMTYMVEAPVITDALHSIHKKKVYGAKMLESENLQSSKSNRSTIFVRLHTNNHDSLSYHPGDHLGIFPGNHEDLVTALIDKLEDAPPVNQIIKVEFLEERNTALGVISNWTNETRIPPCTIYHVFQYFLDITTPPSPVLLQQFAALATNDKQKKKLEVLSKGLQEYEEWKWYNNPTLVEVLEEFPSIQMPSTLLLTQLPLLQPRYYSISSSPELHPGEIHLTVAVVSYRARDGEGPVHHGVCSSWLNRIEKGEMVPCFVRGAPSFRLPKDNQAPCILVGPGTGIAPFRSFWQKRLYDREHKGIESCPMILVFGCRQSEMDHIYKEETVQAKNKEVFKELYSAYSREPGKPKKYVQDVLREQLSETLYQCLKEEGGHIYVCGDVTMAGDVLKTIQQVIKQQGNMSLEDAGFFISKLRDESRYHEDIFGVTLRTYEVTNRLRSESIAYIEESKKDPDEVFCL; translated from the exons ATGCAGGAGTCTGAGCCCACGGTGTGCCAGCTGCAGCCCAACATCATCTCAGTGCGCCTCTTCAAGAGGAAGATCGGTGGTCTGGGTTTCCTGGTGAAGCAGAGGGTGTCCAAGCCGCCTGTCATCGTGTCAGACCTCATCCGGGGCGGCGCGGCGGAGGAGTGCGGCCTGGTGCAGGTGGGCGACATCGTCCTGGCCGTCAACAACAAGCCCCTGGTGGACCTCTCCTACGAGCGGGCCCTGGAGACGCTGAAGAATGTGTCGCCCGAGAGCCACGCTGTGCTCATCCTCCGCGGGCCTGAGGGCTTCACCACCCACCTGGAGACCACCCTGTGTGGAGAAGGCCGCCAGCGCACGGTCAGGGTCACGCGCCCCGCCTTCCCGGCCTCAAAGTCCTACGAGCACTGCTCCcctctcagtccattcagccccgggcagcagcagcaggtcaacAAGGAGCCCCAGCTCAGGGCCATAGAGAACCTGTCCTCTCCGTCCATCAACCAGTCCTTCCTGCAGAGGGGAGGCATACAGGCCCAGGACCCCCTGCTGATGAGGGACGGGGGCCGCGGGGGTCTCCTGTGCAACGGGATGGAGGAGAACAACGAGCTGCTGAAGGAGATCGAACCGGTGCTGCGCCTCATCAGGAACAGCAAAAAGGAGATCAATGGCGAGGGCCAGAGGAATGCAGGGAGACGGGACGCCGAGATTCAAGTGGCCTG GGACCTTGGCGTGGGAAATGGCACATCTCCCCAGCTGGCGTCAGATAACGACAGAATGCTGGAAAACATGCCGGTGGTGTTCAACAACACTGGCACTGACAAG CCTCCGGAACAGGGCAGCGCCTCACCGACTAAGACCCTGCAGAACGGCAGTCCCTCCAAATGCCCCCGATTCCTCAAGATCAAGAACTGGGAGACTGGCACCGTCTACAGCGACGTGCTCCACCACAGCTCCAGCAAG ATGCCGATCTGCACCGAGAACGTGTGCATCGGCTCCGTGATGATACCCAACACGCACACCCGCAAACCAGACGAGGTCCGATCCCCAGAGGAGCTTCTTCCGCTGGCCACAGACTTCATCGATCAGTACTACACCTCCATCAAAAGGCAAGCACGGCCTGCAGCAGTGTATCCATAC TGTCCTGGTGTCCTGGTTCACAGGAATGGCTCTAAGGCCCACGTGGACAGACTGGAGGAGGTCACCAAGGAGATTGCCGCTTCGGGAACATATCAGCTAAAAGACACTGAGCTGATCTATGGAGCCAAGCATGCGTGGAGGAACGCAGCCCGATGTGTTGGGAGGATTCAATGGTCCAAGCTACAG GTTTTCGATGCTCGAGACTGCACAACAGCTCACGGAATGTACAACTACATCTGCAACCACATCAAGTACGCCACCAACAAAGGCAACCTGAG gTCGGCCATCACCATATTTCCTGCGAGGACAGATTGCAAACATGACTTTCGAGTGTGGAACAGTCAGCTGATTCGTTACGCAGGCTATAAACAGCCTGATGGACTCATCGTGGGAGACCCTGCTAACGTTGAATTTACCGAG ATCTGCATGCAGCTGGGGTGGAAAGCTCCGAAAGGTCGTTTCGACGTCCTGCCCCTCCTGCTGCAGGCCAGTGGAAATGACCCTGAGCTGTTCGAGCTCCCTGAAGACCTCGTCCTGGAGGTGCCGATTACACACCCAAA GTACGAGTGGTTCAAAGACTTGGACCTGAAGTGGTACAGCCTCCCGGCGGTGTCCAACATGCTGCTGGAGATCGGCGGCCTGGAGTTCACCTGCTGCCCCTTCAGCGGGTGGTACATGGGCACGGAGATCGGCGTGAGGGATTTCTGCGACAGCTCACGCTACAACATGCTGGAG GAGGTTGCTAACAAGATGGCCTTAGACACCAGGAAGACTTCCTCTCTGTGGAAGGACCAGGCGCTGGTGGAGATCAACATTGCTGTTCTCTACAGCTTCCAG ACCTGCAAAGTGACCATAGTGGACCATCACTCGGCGACTGAGTCCTTCATGAAGCACATGGAGAACGAGTACCGGGTGCGAGGTGGTTGTCCCGGCGACTGGGTGTGGATCGTGCCTCCCATGTCGGGAAGCATCACACCGGTTTTCCACCAAGAAATGCTCAACTACCGCCTCACCCCCTCCTTCGAGTACCAG GCTGATCCGTGGAATACCCACGTGTGGAAAGGTGTCAACGGGACTCCCACAAAGAAAAGAGCCATTGGATTCAAGAAGCTCGCCAA GGCTGTGAAGTTTTCGGCCAAGCTCATGGGCCAGGCCATGGCCAAGCGGGTGAAAGCCACCATCCTGTTTGCGACAGAGACGGGCAAATCGCAAGACTACGCCAAAACTCTCTGTGAAATCTTCAAGCACGCGTTTGACGCAAAG GTCACGTCGATGGATGAGTACGATGTGGTCGACCTGGAGCACGAGACGCTGGTGTTGGTGGTGACCAGCACGTTCGGCAACGGTGACCCACCAGAAAATGGAGAG AAATTTGCAGGTGCCTTAATGGAGATGCGTCACCCAACATCCAACACAGAAGACAGGAA GAGCTACAAGGTCCGTTTCAACAGCGTCTCCTCGTACTCTGACACACGCAAGTCCTCCAGTGACGAGCCAGAGACTAAAATCAACTTTGAGAGCACCGGGCCTCTGGCTAATGTCAG gtTCTCAGTGTTTGGCCTTGGCTCCAGGGCCTACCCACACTTCTGCGCCTTTGCCCACGCTGTGGACACGCTGTTTGAGGAGCTGGGGGGGGAGCGCATCCTACGCATGGGAGAAGGAGATGAGCTGTGTGGTCAGGAGGAGTCGTTCAGAACCTGGGCCAAGAAGGTTTTTAAG GCTGCCTGTGACGTGTTCTGCGTCGGCGATGACGTGAACATCGAAAAGGCCAACGACTCCTTGATCAGCAACGACCGCAGCTGGAAGAAGAGCAAGTTCCGCATGACGTACATGGTCGAGGCCCCGGTGATCACAGACG CTTTACACAGCATTCACAAGAAGAAGGTCTATGGAGCAAAGATGCTGGAATCTGAAAACCTACAAAGTTCCAAATCCAA TCGCTCCACCATATTCGTGCGgctccacacaaacaaccacgACAGCCTGAGCTACCATCCCGGCGACCATCTGGGCATCTTCCCTGGCAACCACGAGGACCTGGTTACCGCTCTCATCGACAAACTGGAGGACGCTCCGCCTGTCAATCAGATTATCAAAGTGGAGttcctggaggagaggaacacGGCTCTAG GTGTAATCAGCAACTGGACCAACGAGACTCGTATCCCTCCCTGCACCATCTACCACGTCTTCCAGTACTTCCTGGACATCACCACCCCACCGagccctgtgctgctgcagcagttCGCCGCTCTGGCGACCAAcgacaaacagaagaagaaactggagGTCCTCAGTAAG GGCTTGCAGGAGTACGAGGAGTGGAAGTGGTACAACAACCCGACCCtggtggaggtgctggaggagttCCCCTCTATCCAGATGCCCTCCACCCTGCTGCTCACCCAGCTGCCCCTGCTGCAGCCTCGCTACTACTCCATCAGCTCCTCTCCAGAGCTGCACCCAGGGGAGATCCACCTCACCGTCGCTGTGGTCTCTTATCGGGCCAGAG ATGGAGAGGGGCCCGTCCACCATGGAGTGTGTTCATCGTGGCTCAACAGGATAGAGAAGGGGGAGATGGTGCCGTGTTTTGTCCGAGG tgcaCCATCTTTCCGACTTCCCAAAGACAACCAAGCACCTTGTATCCTGGTGGGTCCAGGAACAGGCATCGCCCCGTTCAGAAGCTTCTGGCAAAAAAGACTGTACGACCGCGAACACAAAG GGATTGAATCGTGCCCCATGATCCTGGTGTTCGGTTGTCGGCAGTCGGAGATGGACCACATCTACAAGGAGGAGACGGTCCAGGCCAAGAACAAGGAGGTGTTCAAGGAGCTCTACTCGGCCTATTCCAGAGAACCCGGCAAACCAAAG aAATACGTACAGGATGTACTGCGCGAGCAGCTGTCGGAGACGCTGTACCAGTGcctgaaggaggagggaggacacatCTACGTGTGCGGGGATGTTACGATGGCCGGAGATGTTCTCAAGACCATCCAGCAAGTCATCAAGCAGCAGGGCAACATGAGCCTGGAGGACGCCGGCTTCTTCATCAGCAAGCTCCGg GATGAGAGTCGCTACCACGAGGACATCTTTGGTGTCACCCTGCGCACCTATGAGGTCACCAACCGGCTTCGCTCCGAGTCCATCGCCTACATCGAGGAGAGCAAAAAAGACCCAGATGA GGTTTTCTGCTTGTAA